GGGTAATGACCAGCCGGTTAGGGATTACGTTATGAATTCCAATATGGCTGGAGCGTTTCTTAATAAACTGGAGGATATGATTGCCTTCCTTATACCGAATTATATTATCGAGGGTAAGAATCAGTTGGTTATTAGTATCGGTTGTACCGGAGGAAAGCATCGTTCCGTCACCTTAGCCAATGAATTGGCGGCACGTATTGGGGTTTTAGAATACGGGCTTAAGGTAGAACATAGAGACATAGAAAAAGATGCGAGGAGATAAAGGTGGTCTAAGATGTCATTTTCAAAGGATGTAAAAGATGAATTATCAAGACAGCTTAGCCCTGCAAGACATTGCCAGATAGCGGAAATAGCCGCATTAATCAGCCTGTGCGGACGTATCATGATAACCGAGAAAGACAGTTATATTCTAAAGATTCAGACGGAAAATGTCACTGTCGCAAGAAAATACTTTACATTAATCAAGAAAACCTTTAATATAAATACAGAAATTTCTATTAAGCAAAATGCTTATTTAAAGATGAGTAAGATGTATTCCTTGAGTATTACGGATCATGAAATGGCACTAAAAATTTTACAGGCAACTAAATTAATTGATGAAAACAAGGAAATAGGTGAAAACCTGTCAATTATGAGTAATCTGGTCATACAGAATTCCTGTTGTAAGAGGGCATTTATTAGGGGGGCATTCTTGGCAGCAGGTTCCATAAGTGATCCGGAGAAGACCTATCATTTTGAAATAGTTGCCCCGAATGAGGCTAAGGCAAAGCAATTACAGGCTATTATCAATAGTTTTGATATGGATGCAAAAATAGTAATACGAAAAAAATACTATGTAGTATATGTAAAGGAAGGCTCTCAGATTGTTGACCTGCTAAATATTATGGAAGCGCACGTATCACTCATGAATTTGGAAAATGTGCGTATACTGAAAGAGATGCGTAACTCAATTAACAGACAGGTAAACTGTGAGGCAGCTAATATAAACAAAACTGTAACGGCAGCAACAAAGCAGATTGAAGATATTCTTTACATTAAAGATCAAATTGGTTTTAGTGAATTAACGGAGGGACTTGAGGAAATTGCAATTCTGCGCACGGAATATCCAGAAGCTTCATTAAAGGAATTAGGTGCTTTACTTAGTCCACCGATAGGTAAATCAGGTGTGAACCATAGATTGAGAAAAATAAGTATTTTAGCTGATAACTTAAGGGAACAAAAGGAGGAAGTAAATTATGGTAGCAAAGAAAATATTGATTAAAATTCCAACCGGATTAGAGGCAAGACCTGTTGCACTTTTAGTACAGGTTGCAAGTCAATATGAAAGTAGTATTTATGTAGAATGTGATGAGAAAAAGGTCAATGCCAAAAGTATTATGGGTATGATGAGTTTAGGACTTGCTGCGGGGGAAGAAGTAACTGTTTCAGCGGAAGGTCCTGACGAAGAACTGGCTATGGAGAACATAGAAAAATATCTTAGCAGCAAATAACCGTTTGACTGATTTGTCTTATGGCAAAGTTGGATTTAAATACACAGAGATTAGTGGTTGATAGATCTGCAAGAATGAACAGAGCCCACAGGCTGATGACCTGTGGGCTTTTTGTATCGGAATTTGCTTTATGACGATGTAGAGGTGGAATTCTTCGCTCTCTTATAAACAATCAAAAAATTGTTTTAATTCTTGTTTTGTGCTTTTAGAAAGTTGAGTATAACGTTTTCCCTCAACCGCACCTTGTAAAGCATATAGCATATGCAGACAGGCTGTATTATCAATAAGCTTAATGTGAAAAAATGCCTCTCTGCTACCTATGCTAATAAGTTCCGCAAGAGTATAGATTCCAATTGCATTCAATCGATTTTCAATGACTTTACCGATATTAGGAAGTTCGGTTAATTTATGCATATCACACCTCCGTATTAAAACAATCCTTCCAGGCAGGGAGGCGCTTCATATTACTTTCTGCTATTTTAGTTGCAGCTTTATAGTCGAACCCTTGTGTTTTAATTATAAAGTGAATCATTCCGGCCTTTTTTTCCTCAAATGATTGCATGGAACCATCAGGACGGGTACAATGGATACAATAATCTTTTTTGGTATCCTCCCCGGCAAAGTCTGACTTTTCCAACATTGGCATGCCACAAGCTATGCAAATTTTCATGTGAATTACCTCCAATTTAATTTTAATTTTTTATTAATTCTAAAAAGGTTGTTATCAGTTCCGAATCATACCGCTCCAAAAGGGATTCCTCCGGTGAAAACAAATCCTTATTGAGCAAATAGTAATGAAGTAGTCCCATCCAGGTATTGAATAATAAATGAACCGGTAGGTTTTTAATCATCTGATTTTCGATTTTCGTCACAATCACTTCATTAAAATGCACAGCTATACTCGATTGTATATTTACAAATATCATCTGTACATCCTCTGGTAATAAACATCTTTCGCTTATAAGTCGAATATAAAAACTTTCATATTTTTTTAATACATCTATGTATGCTATAAGCAACGTTTCAATAGCATCATTTTTTTTCGATAAATTGTGCATTTCTAAAGCTAATCTATTACCAAAGATTTCAATTAAATGAATTAATAACTCATTCACCGATGGAAAGTGAACAAAAATTGTACCATGTGATACGCCTGCTTCTTTTGCAATCATAGCAGTCGTGGCACTAAAACCATACTCAGAATATACGTTATAGGCAGCATTACTTATTTTTATTTTGGTACTTTCTTTTTGTATTTGTCTTTTTGTTTTCAATTAATGACCTCCAACTCATTGAGTATACACTCATTATAATTCGACTTAAACCAAATGTCAATAGGGATAAAAAACAGCATTTAGAAGGTTGGCATATTTATATGCAGATTGAATTTCTGGAATTTTAGTATATTTGTCGTATTTTGGGACTAAATGACAGAAAAATAAATAGTGTTGTCATAATAACTTAATAAAAATGTAAACCTTTCTTTGAACAATCATGTTATAATGAAAATATGTGAAAATATTACATATGGTTTTATATATTCTTAAGAAAAGGCATAAGAATGAGTTATCAAACCAATAATAGTAAATATAGTACATGGAACTAACAATAGTATCAAATCAGGAGTATGACTATGAGCAAGAATGAACGAAAGCATGATCAGGGAAACAGTTTTTATATGTCGGATACCAATGATAGAAAAGTTAAAAGATATAAGATGCGAACGCTGTTGATTATAGAGGCGTTAGTAATATTCGTCTTAGTAATTGGGTATGTTGTTTTCATAACCAATCGAAACAGAGGGGTTAATAACAGCCAGACAACGGATCAGAGTCAGACCAATAATACCGGAAGTAATAATTCAGGAACTAATAATGCCGGAAATAATAATACCGGCGGAACCAATACTGATAATAATACGAATCAGGAGCCGGGTGGAAATGACGGACAATCTACAGAAAAAGAGGAAAATGACAAGAAGGCGGAAGAGCTCCTTGCCCAAGCAGACCTGTTAGCAATGCGTTATGATTATGAAGGTGCAATTGGCAGAATCAAAGAATTTGGAGACAAGTATGTAGAGTATCCAAAGCTTACAGAAGCTATTGCAGGTTATGAGGCAAAGATGGCAGAACTAGATCCATTTGGAGCTTACGATTCACCGGATGAAATCAGTCATGTATTCTTTCATATATTGGTTGCTGATACGGCGAAGGCATTTGACGGGGACTATGATTCCAATGGTTACAACTATTATATGACGACAACTAAAGAGTTTAATGAGATGATGCAGCAAATGTACGATGCAGGATATGTTCTTGTCAGTATCCACGATGTAGCAAAAAAGACTACTTTAGAGGATGGATCGGTTAAATATGTACCGGGTGATATTATGCTGCCAAAGGATAAAAAGCCTTTTGTAATCTCACAGGATGATGTGAATTATTACGAGTATATGACAGGTGATGGTTTTGCCACCAGAGTTGTGCTGGATGAAAATGGAAAGCCTAAGAATGAAATGCTTATGGATGATGGAACGGTATCCGTCGGAGACTATGATATGATTCCGCTTTTAGATGCTTTTATAGAGAAACATCCAGACTTTTCTTATAAAGGAGCTAAGGGGCTGATTGCCTTAACCGGTTATGAAGGTTCTTTAGGTTACCGTACCAATGATTCAACTTCACCAACCTTTGAAGAAGATAAGGAGACGGTGAAAAAGAT
The nucleotide sequence above comes from Anaerocolumna cellulosilytica. Encoded proteins:
- the whiA gene encoding DNA-binding protein WhiA; its protein translation is MSFSKDVKDELSRQLSPARHCQIAEIAALISLCGRIMITEKDSYILKIQTENVTVARKYFTLIKKTFNINTEISIKQNAYLKMSKMYSLSITDHEMALKILQATKLIDENKEIGENLSIMSNLVIQNSCCKRAFIRGAFLAAGSISDPEKTYHFEIVAPNEAKAKQLQAIINSFDMDAKIVIRKKYYVVYVKEGSQIVDLLNIMEAHVSLMNLENVRILKEMRNSINRQVNCEAANINKTVTAATKQIEDILYIKDQIGFSELTEGLEEIAILRTEYPEASLKELGALLSPPIGKSGVNHRLRKISILADNLREQKEEVNYGSKENID
- a CDS encoding HPr family phosphocarrier protein, translated to MVAKKILIKIPTGLEARPVALLVQVASQYESSIYVECDEKKVNAKSIMGMMSLGLAAGEEVTVSAEGPDEELAMENIEKYLSSK
- a CDS encoding TfoX/Sxy family protein, producing MHKLTELPNIGKVIENRLNAIGIYTLAELISIGSREAFFHIKLIDNTACLHMLYALQGAVEGKRYTQLSKSTKQELKQFFDCL
- a CDS encoding zinc ribbon domain-containing protein is translated as MKICIACGMPMLEKSDFAGEDTKKDYCIHCTRPDGSMQSFEEKKAGMIHFIIKTQGFDYKAATKIAESNMKRLPAWKDCFNTEV
- a CDS encoding TetR/AcrR family transcriptional regulator yields the protein MKTKRQIQKESTKIKISNAAYNVYSEYGFSATTAMIAKEAGVSHGTIFVHFPSVNELLIHLIEIFGNRLALEMHNLSKKNDAIETLLIAYIDVLKKYESFYIRLISERCLLPEDVQMIFVNIQSSIAVHFNEVIVTKIENQMIKNLPVHLLFNTWMGLLHYYLLNKDLFSPEESLLERYDSELITTFLELIKN
- a CDS encoding polysaccharide deacetylase family protein — translated: MSKNERKHDQGNSFYMSDTNDRKVKRYKMRTLLIIEALVIFVLVIGYVVFITNRNRGVNNSQTTDQSQTNNTGSNNSGTNNAGNNNTGGTNTDNNTNQEPGGNDGQSTEKEENDKKAEELLAQADLLAMRYDYEGAIGRIKEFGDKYVEYPKLTEAIAGYEAKMAELDPFGAYDSPDEISHVFFHILVADTAKAFDGDYDSNGYNYYMTTTKEFNEMMQQMYDAGYVLVSIHDVAKKTTLEDGSVKYVPGDIMLPKDKKPFVISQDDVNYYEYMTGDGFATRVVLDENGKPKNEMLMDDGTVSVGDYDMIPLLDAFIEKHPDFSYKGAKGLIALTGYEGSLGYRTNDSTSPTFEEDKETVKKIVQAMKEQGWEFASHSYGHRDMGKATYSFTKKDSDRWMEEVGSLIGPTDVYIFPYGIDIETTMGLYESDKYEYLKGLGFDYFCGVYSKPWIHIKDDYVRMTRRPLDGQAMLQFPERLKDLFDVDSVVESIRPALK